In Salvelinus namaycush isolate Seneca chromosome 36, SaNama_1.0, whole genome shotgun sequence, one DNA window encodes the following:
- the LOC120030320 gene encoding AP-1 complex subunit sigma-1A-like isoform X1 — MMRFMLLFSRQGKLRLQKWYTATAERDKKKMVRELMQVVLARKPKMSSFLEWRDLKIVYKRYASLYFCCAVEEQDNELITLEVIHRFVELLDKYFGSVCELDIIFNFEKAYFILDEFLIGGEIQDTSKKSVLKAIEQADLLQEEDESPRSVLEEMGLA, encoded by the exons ATGCGTTTCATGCTGCTGTTCAGTCGGCAGGGGAAGCTGCGTCTCCAGAAGTGGTACACGGCCACGGCCGAGAGGGACAAGAAGAAGATGGTCAGGGAACTGATGCAGGTGGTCCTGGCCCGCAAACCCAAGATGAGCAGCTTCCTGGAGTGGAGGGACCTCAAGATTGTCTACAAGAG gtatgcCAGTCTGTATTTCTGCTGTGCGGTGGAAGAGCAGGACAACGAGCTCATTACTCTGGAGGTCATCCACCGCTTCGTAGAGCTGCTGGATAAGTACTTCGGCAGT GTTTGTGAGCTGGACATCATCTTTAACTTTGAGAAGGCCTACTTTATACTGGATGAGTTTCTGATCGGGGGAGAGATCCAGGACACGTCCAAGAAGAGTGTACTCAAGGCCATCGAACAGGCCGACCTACTGcaggag GAGGATGAATCTCCCAGGAGTGTTCTAGAGGAGATGGGTCTGGCATAG
- the LOC120030320 gene encoding AP-1 complex subunit sigma-1A-like isoform X2, which produces MRFMLLFSRQGKLRLQKWYTATAERDKKKMVRELMQVVLARKPKMSSFLEWRDLKIVYKRYASLYFCCAVEEQDNELITLEVIHRFVELLDKYFGSVCELDIIFNFEKAYFILDEFLIGGEIQDTSKKSVLKAIEQADLLQEEDESPRSVLEEMGLA; this is translated from the exons ATGCGTTTCATGCTGCTGTTCAGTCGGCAGGGGAAGCTGCGTCTCCAGAAGTGGTACACGGCCACGGCCGAGAGGGACAAGAAGAAGATGGTCAGGGAACTGATGCAGGTGGTCCTGGCCCGCAAACCCAAGATGAGCAGCTTCCTGGAGTGGAGGGACCTCAAGATTGTCTACAAGAG gtatgcCAGTCTGTATTTCTGCTGTGCGGTGGAAGAGCAGGACAACGAGCTCATTACTCTGGAGGTCATCCACCGCTTCGTAGAGCTGCTGGATAAGTACTTCGGCAGT GTTTGTGAGCTGGACATCATCTTTAACTTTGAGAAGGCCTACTTTATACTGGATGAGTTTCTGATCGGGGGAGAGATCCAGGACACGTCCAAGAAGAGTGTACTCAAGGCCATCGAACAGGCCGACCTACTGcaggag GAGGATGAATCTCCCAGGAGTGTTCTAGAGGAGATGGGTCTGGCATAG